The genome window TCGCAGAAAACAATAGAAAATATGATGAAACAGCGCTTTCTCAAGTAGAAGTAGCTCAAAAATTATACGGAATTTTTAAAACTGTTGAAACGGTTAACGGAAATGTTCCTCAATTAGATAAAGCAGGAATTATTGAAAGTTCTTTAAATATTACTGCTAATAACAAAGATTTCGTTTCGTTATTAACGAAAGAATTTGACCGTGTAAAAATGAATTTGGACCCATACAATTGGGAAATCATTTTAACATGGGACGAAAAAGTAAACAAATACAAAAATCCAGTTTACAGTTTTAAAGTTCGTGATAAAGAAATTAAAATTGCAACGCATACAGAATCGCTTTCTCATACTCAGATTCCAAAAGTAGCGTTACCAAAATACCAAGCTTGGGGCGATATTTTAAAATGGAATTTACAAGAAAATGTTCCTGGAGAATTTCCATTTGCATCTGGATTATATCCATTTAAACGTGAAGGAGAAGATCCAAGTAGAATGTTTGCTGGAGAAGGTGGACCTGAAAGAACAAACAAGCGTTTTCATTATGTAAGTGCTGGAATGCCAGCAAAACGTTTGTCAACAGCTTTTGACTCGGTAACTTTATATGGAAATGATCCTCATATTCGTCCTGATATTTATGGGAAAATTGGAAATGCGGGAGTTTCTATTTGTTGTTTAGACGATGCTAAAAAATTATATTCTGGTTTCGATTTAAGTCATCCATTAACATCGGTTTCTATGACTATCAATGGTCCTGCGCCAATGTTGTTAGGATTTTTCATGAATGCGGCTATCGATCAAAATTGTGAAAAATACATTATTGAAAATGGATTACAAAAAGAGGTTGAAGCAAAAATTGAAGCTATTTACAAACAAAAAGGAATTGCTCGACCATCTTACCAAGGTAAATTACCAGAAGGAAATAATGGTTTAGGATTAATGCTTTTAGGGGTAACTGGAGACCAAGTTTTACCATTAGATGTTTATCAAGATATTAAAGTAAAAACATTAGCGCAAGTTCGTGGAACTGTTCAGGCCGATATTTTAAAAGAAGACCAAGCACAAAATACTTGTATTTTCTCTACAGAATTTGCATTGCGTTTAATGGGTGACGTTCAAGAATATTTTATCAAACAAAACGTTCGTAATTTCTATTCGGTTTCGATTTCTGGATATCATATTGCTGAAGCAGGAGCAAATCCTATAACCCAGTTGGCATTTACATTAGCAAACGGATTTACTTATGTTGAGTACTATTTAAGTCGTGGAATGAATATCAACGATTTTGGTCCAAACTTATCGTTCTTCTTTTCAAATGGAATTGATCCTGAATATGCAGTAATCGGTCGTGTAGCACGTAAAATTTGGGCGAAAGCCATGAAAAACAAATATGGAGCTAACGAAAGAGCACAAATGTTGAAATATCATATTCAAACTTCTGGACGTTCATTACACGCTCAAGAAATTGACTTTAACGATATTCGTACAACGCTTCAAGCATTATATGCTATTTATGATAACTGTAATTCACTTCATACAAATGCGTATGACGAAGCAATTACTACACCAACTGAAGAATCAGTACGTCGTGCAATGGCAATTCAGTTGATTATCAATAAAGAATTAGGTTTAGCTAAAAACGAAAACCCAATTCAAGGTTCTTTCATTATTGAAGAATTAACGGATTTAGTAGAAGAAGCGGTTTTAGCTGAATTTGATAGAATTACAGAAAGAGGTGGCGTTCTTGGTGCAATGGAAACAATGTATCAAAGAAGTAAAATTCAAGAAGAGTCATTGTATTATGAAACGTTGAAACATACAGGTGAATTCCCAATTATTGGTGTAAATACCTTCTTGAGTTCTAAAGGTTCGCCAACGGTTATTCCTGCTGAGGTTATTCGTGCTACGGAAGAAGAAAAACAATATCAAATTGATATGTTAAACAATCTTCACAAAACAAGCGCTGATAAAGTAGCAGAACAATTGAATATTATTCAAGATGCAGCTATTAACAATCAAAATATTTTTGAAAAATTAATGGATGCTACAAAAGTATGTTCGTTAGGACAAATTACTTCAGCTTTATTTGAAGTAGGAGGTCAGTACAGACGAAATATGTAATTAGAAATAGATAAATAATTTATAAAAAAGACCTTTCAGAAATGGAAGGTTTTTTTATTTTTGAAATATGGAAACGAAAATTAGAATTTTCCCGGAAACTAAACTCATAGGTATGAACAGCTCTTTCTCTTATTCTGATTACAGAATAGGCGAGTTGTGGGGAAGATTTATGCCACGACGAAATGAAATTAAAAACAACATTGGAATAGAATTGTACAATGTTCAAATCAATCCAGAAAATTTTGATTTCAATCCGCAAACAGAATTTATAAAATGGGCTGCGGTTTCAGTGACTGATTTTAATTTTATTCCAGAAGGAATGGATTTATTAGTTATAGAAGAAGGTTTGTATGCTGTTTTTAATCATGTTGGAGATGTAGCAAAAGCAAGAGAAAGCTTTGGTTATATTTTTAGCGTTTGGTTGCCTAATTCGGAATATGAATTAGATAATCGACCTCATTTTGAGATTTTAGGTAAAAAGTATAAAAATAATGCTCCTGATTCGGAAGAGGAAATTTGGATACCAATTAAGAAAAGAAATTAGTATTCGCCGTCCACATAAAACCAATTTCCGTTTTCCAATTTAAAAGTCGAAAGTTCGTAATGAACTTGCGCTTTCAAATTTTCATCCAAAAAATAAGCTTTGAAAGTTACAGTGGTTTCAGTTGCGGCTAAAACTTCTAGTTTTATCCATTTGTTAGCCTGACTCCAAGCCAAAATATCGCTTTTTTTGTGAAGTCTTCGTTTAGAAATATGAGTTGTGTTTACTAAATAATCTGCAGCAGCAGTAGCAAAAGCACTATATCGTGAACGCATTAAGGCTTCTGCTGTTGGCGCATTAGCAATTCCTTTAATATAAGGTTCGCAACACTCTTGATAAGAAACGGAATTTCCGCAATAACAATTCGACATAAATTATTGTTTAGATTCATTGAACTTTCTAACAATTTCTTTTAATTTTTCAGCACGAGCATTCTTTTTAGCTTTTTCTTTTGCTTGTTCTTTGTGTAATTTATCGTTATGCGCTTTGATGTTTTTTGGATTATTTCTTCCCATTTTGTCAACTTTTTGGAACTTCAAAGATACTAATTTTTGATTGTATTAAAGTTTGGCACAACAATTGGTTATATTTACACAAGGAATAACTAAAACAATATAATTATGAAAAGAATTACTTTATTGATAGCTTTTATCGGGATGATAACACTTCAAAGTTGTACAGTTAACGAAGTTAGAGATAATGTTGATAACGATACTATAGCAGAAGTATTTGAGGTTACTCGTTCATTTAACACAGGAAATAACTTTAGTACTTTCGTGGATTTGGGAACACCAATTTTTGCTTCCGATATGATTTTAGTTTATCATTTATATGATGTTGTAGGAGGTGAAGATGTTTGGAGATTAATGCCTCAAACCTATTATTTTAATGATGGAGGTGAACTTGATTATAATTATGATTTTACCCGTTACGATGTAAATTTATTTTTGGATGCTAATTTTCCATTGATCAATTTATCATCTGCTTGGACCCAAAATCAAACGTTTAGAATAGTGATTATTCCAGGTTATTTCTCAAACAGAAGTGCAAAACAAGTTGATTTTAAAGATTACAATGCTGTGATTGAAGCTTACGGAATTAATCCAACAAATATTAAGAAAAAATAATAAAGAAAGAGCTATCATTATGATAGCTCTTATATTAAACCGATATTTTATCAATTTTTAAATAACCAATATGTTTTTCGTCTTCGGAAGTCGTATTGGTTTTTGTTATTTTCAAACGATACTGAGATTTGAATTTATCCGAAAGAATATCTTCAATATTATGTATATCATCTACATCAATGCCATATTTATCATCAATGTGTGATTCGGCTCCTTTGAAGCCACAATGTTTATAAAAAGTAGTTTGTTTCGCTTTCTTGATAGCTTCGGCTTTTGTTTTGGTAACAACTAAAACTTTATAATGGTATTCTTCAAATTCTCCTTCTTTGTATCCGCCTAAATTCAGAAAGAATAATTGTTCTTCTTGTTCTAAATTTTTCTCTTTGGAAACTATTTCAATTTTAAAACCATCGATATAGGTTATTTTTTGCCAAGCATCAATATGAATTCTGCCTTTTGCTTCTGGCCAAAAATCTTTCATATCAGGAACCAATTCTTTTAAGCTACTTCCAATACCAAAAAAGATATCGTGTTGTTCGGTAAAGCGACCTTTTGGGGTGCAACCTAACATTACCATATGTAAATTTACTGCCTTCATGGTGTAAAAGTAATAAAAAAATATTTACCCCTAAAAAAATAGGGGGTGTTTGTAAAAATATTTAAAATATTCATATATTTGCATAACTTTTCAAGGGTTTTAACTTTAACACAACACAACTTATGTCAACATTTCGTTTTCAAGCTTTAAGAAGAGCAACAGACAGAAAACCAGTTCATGTAGAAGAATTGGACAGAAAATCAGCCATTTTTGGTAGTAATGTTTTTGGAGATAAAGCTATGCGACAGTTTTTAACACCTGAAGCTTACAAAGCCGTAAAAGCTGCAGCTGAGGGAGTAAAAATCGACCGAAAAATTGCCGATTATATCGCTTTAGGAATGAAAGAGTGGGCATTATCAAAAGGAGTAACTCATTATACGCATTGGTTCCAACCCTTAACAGGAACCACTGCTGAAAAACACGATGCGTTCTTTGAAACTTCATTTGACGGAAGTGATCCTGTTGAAAAATTTGGTGGTAGTCAATTAGTACAACAAGAACCAGATGCATCTTCCTTCCCAAATGGAGGAATTCGTAATACGTTTGAAGCCAGAGGATATACCGCTTGGGATCCAACGTCTCCAGCGTTTATCTTTGGAACTACTTTATGTATTCCAACCGTTTTTGTTTCGTACACAGGAGAGGCTTTGGATAATAAAACACCTTTATTACGTGCACTTCACGCTATCGATGAATCGGCAACAGAAGTAGCAAAGTATTTTGATAAAAATGTAAAGAAAGTTACACCAACTTTAGGTTGGGAACAAGAATATTTCCTTGTAGATAGCGCTTTAGCAACTTCAAGACCTGATATTTTAGCAACAGGAAGAACGTTATTAGGACACACTTCTGCAAAAGGACAACAATTAGAAGATCATTATTTTGGTTCTATTCCAACTCGTGTTTTACAGTACATGCGTGATTTAGAAAACGAATGTATGTTGTTAGGAATTCCAGTTAAAACGCGTCATAATGAAGTAGCGCCAAATCAATTTGAGTTAGCGCCAATCTTCGAAGAAACGAATTTAGCTGTAGACCATAACTCATTATTAATGGACGTAATGCAAAAAGTGGCAGAACGTCACGATTTTAAAGTATTATTCCACGAAAAACCTTTCAAAGGAGTAAATGGTTCGGGTAAACATAACAACTGGTCGTTAGCAACTGATACTGGAATTAACTTGTTATCTCCAGGAAAAACTCCGATGAGTAATTTACAATTCTTGACGTTCTTCATCAATACGATTAAAGCGGTTCATGATTACGAAGAATTATTAAGAGCATCAATTGCTTCTGCTAGTAATGACCACCGTTTAGGTGCGAATGAAGCGCCACCAGCAATTATCTCGGTTTTCATTGGTGATGCACTTTCAAAAGTATTAGATGAATTAGAAGGGGTTTCAAAAGGTAAATTATCTCCAGAAGAAAAAACCGATTTAAAATTAAACGTTGTGGGTAAATTACCAGACGTAATGTTAGACAATACCGACAGAAACAGAACGTCTCCATTTGCTTTCACAGGAAATAAATTTGAGTTTAGAGCTGTGGGTTCTTCTGCTAACTGTGCGGTTTCGATGACAACTTTAAATACAATTGTGGCGAAACAATTGAAAGATTTCAAAAACGAAGTAGATGCTTTAATTGAGAAAAACGATTTAAAGAAAGATGAAGCAATTTTCAATGTTTTAAGAGAATACATCAAGAAAACTAAAGCTATTCTTTTCGAAGGTGATGGTTATAGCGAAGCTTGGGAAAAAGAAGCTAAAAAACGCGGATTAAGTAATCATAAAACTACACCACAAGCATTAAAAGCTAAAGTTTCTAAAAAAGCTGTTGAGTTGTTTGGTGAAATGGGCGTAATGAATCATGTTGAGGTAGAATCACGCTACGAAATTGAATTGGAAGAATACGTGAAAAAAATCCAAATCGAAGGTCGTGTTTTAGGAGATATTGCTCGTAATCATGTGGTTCCAACAGCGATTAAATACCAAAATGTGTTAATTGAAAACGTAAAAGGTTTAAAAGAAATTTTCGGAAAAGATTTTGAGAAAATCGCTAAGGAGCAAATTTCGTTAATCAAAGAAATTTCAGAACATATCGAAGGCATTAATACGAAAGTAGAAAAAATGACCGAAGAACGTAAAAAAGCAAACGCCTTAACGAGTACAGAAAAAATGGCCGATGCTTATTGCGATAAAGTAAAACCTTACTTCGAAGAAATTCGTTACCACGCTGATAAATTAGAATTGTTAGTAGATGACGAACTTTGGACACTAACAAAATACAGAGAATTGTTATTTACGAAGTAATTAAAATAGAAATCCCAATCGAAAGATTGGGATTTTTTATTGTTGTTGGAAATGAAATTCAAAAATCGAGATTAGTTTAAATACTCCACATCTTTTCGGACATTTTTTCGCCACTCTTTACCATATTTTTTGTCTAAGAGTTCAAAGACTTTTTCATTATATTCTTTAATACAATCACTTGGAGCAGGAGTGCATCCGAAATCAAAATAATCTATTTTATATTTTCTTTCAAATTTTTTGTCGAGTTTGGTATCAGCTAATGGAGCAATGCTACCAATTATTAAAAGTTTAGCTTTTTTGTTTTTCCAATCACTAAGTGCACTATCAATATTATATTCACAATTTGCTTTAAGTTCAAAAACTTTGGTTATTATATCCATTTCGTTTGTCTCAAAAGGAATTTCTAAAGTTCCAAATTGAAAGGAAGTGAAAGATATTAGATATTTAGTGTTTTTATCGAGTTTTGTAAACTTGAAATTTCCTAAGCTATCTGCCCAAGTATGCTTGGATAATTTTTTAATTTCGACTATTATATCTTGACTAGGAATTGATCCATCTTTTGCTGAAACTATTTTTCCAGATAGCTCAACTTGACTAAATCCTAAGCAATTAAAATTTAGTAATATGAAAATTATTAGTTGCTTCATTTTAGCAAAGTTTAGTCTAATTTAATATAACTTTCTCTAGATATAGTAGAGTCAATCTTGTTTCCTCAAAAATATAAAAAAAAGTGTACAAAAACCACAATCTATCGACAAAAAATTACTATTTTCGATAAACTAAAATCTATCTAATGAAAAAAATACTTTTTCTGTTTTTATTGTTGTCTTCTATTTCTTTTGGGCAAAATAAGTTTACGGTGTATTTTGATACCGATTCTTACCAATTACAACTTTCTGAATTGAACAGATTAGATAATTTTTTAAAGAAAAAAGATTTAAAAATCACTAAACTTATCGGCTATTGCGATTATCGTGCTTCTAATGGTTATAACGATACTTTGGCTTTCAATAGAGCTAAATTTGTATCGCAAATTATAGAAAAAGTTACCGGCCAAAAGCAAATCGAAATCGAAAGTAAAGGAGAAAATTTCAAACAAAACTCCGATTTAAAAATGAACAGAAAAGTGGAGATTTTCTATGAAGAATTGGTAACAGAAAAAATACTTCCAAAAGACGATAAAAAGGATTTATCCCAACAAGTTTCAACAGCAAAAGTAGGCGATAAGTTGGTGTTGAAAAATTTACATTTCTATAACCGTTCTGGAATTTTTGTTCCTGAATCGCGTCCTATTTTAGAAGAGTTATTGAAAATCATGTTGGCTAATCCGAATTTGAAAATCGAAATTCAAGGTCATATTTGTTGTCAAAAAGGCACCGATGTTGAAGATACGGCAAAAGTTAGGGCTTTGGCAGTTTATAATTATCTGATAAACAACGGAATTGATAAAAATCGTTTGAGTTATAAAAGCTTTGGAAGTACGAAACCGATTCATACAATTCCAGAAAACAACGAAGAGGAACGTAATGAAAATCGAAGAGTAGAAATTCAAATTATTGCAAATTAGAAGAAATGTGCTTTTTTAAGCTATTGTAAATGAATTTGTTAAATAAAAATAAATAGTTCTTTTCATTAATAAGTTTTTTTAATACGTTTTATTTTTTATATTCGTTACATTAAAATACCTCAAATGAAATACGTATTACTGCTGTTTGGACTACTACTTTCAGCACAAGAAAAGGCGAGTTTTTATTTTGATTTTGATCAAGATAGGTTTAACCCAAAGCAAAACGAATTGTTTATGAATTGGTTAAACAAAGACGAAAACCGCGAAATTCTAGTAATCAATGGGTATTGCGACTGGTATGGAACCTTTGACTACAACGATACGTTAGCCTACAAAAGAATCAACACGGTTCAAGAAGGACTTAAAACCAAAGAAAATTTTACCGTTTTTTATAGTGATAAACTAGTTGTTAAGGGTTTTGGAGAAAGAGTGCAAACAAGAAAAGAACGACGTTATAACAGAAGAGTAGATGTTTTTTATAATGTAATTCCAAGTAAAATTATTGTTGAATCAGATACACCAATTGTAGTTCCTGATTCAGAAGTATATATCAATCAAGTTGTTGAAAAAGAACCGGATAACAGCTATCAGTTTGAAGAAGCAAGAGTGCCAGATGCTGATGAGTTGATAGAGCCTGTTGGACTTCGCAGTTCGCCTTATGATAAAGCAAAAGTGGGTGATAAATTGGTAATGAACAATTTGTATTTTTATGATCGTTCCGGAATTTTCGTTCCAGAATCGTTGCCTGTTATGGAAGAGTTGTTGCAATTTATGGTGGCACATCCAAAAGTTAAAATTGAAATTCAAGGTCATATTTGTTGTCAATTAGGAGAAGATCCTGAAGATATTGCATTAGTAAGAGCTATTGCGGTTCACAATTACTTAGTAGCAAATGATATCGATGACGAAAGGTTGTTGTATAAGAGTTTTGGAAGCACACAACCAATTCATAAAATTCCAGAAAAAAATGAAAAAGAACGAAATGAAAATCGTAGAGTAGAAATTCTTATCTTAGAGAATTAATTCTGGCATCATTTTTCGTGCTTAAGTTCTAAATTAAATTTTCATGAAATATTTTATTTCCTATATAGTTTTCCTTTTGTTTCAAGTTGGAGTTGCTCAAGAACAAGTTACTTTTTATTTTGACAACAATAAATCCGAATTGAACAAAACTGAAGCTGCAAAACTTCAAAAATGGATTGCTGAGAATACTACTTCAAAAATTCTTTCCATTACAGGTTCTACTGATGAAGTAGGAACTTCAGGTTATAACGATACGTTATCGCAAAAAAGAGTAAGTCATATTTTTAGTCAAATAAAAGGAAAAGTAAATATCCGTCCTGATTTTAAAAGTATTTCTCTAGGTGAAAAAGGAGCCACTTCAACAAATAAAGCTGAAAACAGAAAGG of Flavobacterium channae contains these proteins:
- a CDS encoding OmpA family protein; the protein is MKKILFLFLLLSSISFGQNKFTVYFDTDSYQLQLSELNRLDNFLKKKDLKITKLIGYCDYRASNGYNDTLAFNRAKFVSQIIEKVTGQKQIEIESKGENFKQNSDLKMNRKVEIFYEELVTEKILPKDDKKDLSQQVSTAKVGDKLVLKNLHFYNRSGIFVPESRPILEELLKIMLANPNLKIEIQGHICCQKGTDVEDTAKVRALAVYNYLINNGIDKNRLSYKSFGSTKPIHTIPENNEEERNENRRVEIQIIAN
- a CDS encoding YchJ family protein — protein: MSNCYCGNSVSYQECCEPYIKGIANAPTAEALMRSRYSAFATAAADYLVNTTHISKRRLHKKSDILAWSQANKWIKLEVLAATETTVTFKAYFLDENLKAQVHYELSTFKLENGNWFYVDGEY
- a CDS encoding FEKKY domain-containing protein; this encodes MKQLIIFILLNFNCLGFSQVELSGKIVSAKDGSIPSQDIIVEIKKLSKHTWADSLGNFKFTKLDKNTKYLISFTSFQFGTLEIPFETNEMDIITKVFELKANCEYNIDSALSDWKNKKAKLLIIGSIAPLADTKLDKKFERKYKIDYFDFGCTPAPSDCIKEYNEKVFELLDKKYGKEWRKNVRKDVEYLN
- a CDS encoding glutamine synthetase III family protein, whose protein sequence is MSTFRFQALRRATDRKPVHVEELDRKSAIFGSNVFGDKAMRQFLTPEAYKAVKAAAEGVKIDRKIADYIALGMKEWALSKGVTHYTHWFQPLTGTTAEKHDAFFETSFDGSDPVEKFGGSQLVQQEPDASSFPNGGIRNTFEARGYTAWDPTSPAFIFGTTLCIPTVFVSYTGEALDNKTPLLRALHAIDESATEVAKYFDKNVKKVTPTLGWEQEYFLVDSALATSRPDILATGRTLLGHTSAKGQQLEDHYFGSIPTRVLQYMRDLENECMLLGIPVKTRHNEVAPNQFELAPIFEETNLAVDHNSLLMDVMQKVAERHDFKVLFHEKPFKGVNGSGKHNNWSLATDTGINLLSPGKTPMSNLQFLTFFINTIKAVHDYEELLRASIASASNDHRLGANEAPPAIISVFIGDALSKVLDELEGVSKGKLSPEEKTDLKLNVVGKLPDVMLDNTDRNRTSPFAFTGNKFEFRAVGSSANCAVSMTTLNTIVAKQLKDFKNEVDALIEKNDLKKDEAIFNVLREYIKKTKAILFEGDGYSEAWEKEAKKRGLSNHKTTPQALKAKVSKKAVELFGEMGVMNHVEVESRYEIELEEYVKKIQIEGRVLGDIARNHVVPTAIKYQNVLIENVKGLKEIFGKDFEKIAKEQISLIKEISEHIEGINTKVEKMTEERKKANALTSTEKMADAYCDKVKPYFEEIRYHADKLELLVDDELWTLTKYRELLFTK
- a CDS encoding OmpA family protein is translated as MKYVLLLFGLLLSAQEKASFYFDFDQDRFNPKQNELFMNWLNKDENREILVINGYCDWYGTFDYNDTLAYKRINTVQEGLKTKENFTVFYSDKLVVKGFGERVQTRKERRYNRRVDVFYNVIPSKIIVESDTPIVVPDSEVYINQVVEKEPDNSYQFEEARVPDADELIEPVGLRSSPYDKAKVGDKLVMNNLYFYDRSGIFVPESLPVMEELLQFMVAHPKVKIEIQGHICCQLGEDPEDIALVRAIAVHNYLVANDIDDERLLYKSFGSTQPIHKIPEKNEKERNENRRVEILILEN
- a CDS encoding DUF1543 domain-containing protein, encoding MKAVNLHMVMLGCTPKGRFTEQHDIFFGIGSSLKELVPDMKDFWPEAKGRIHIDAWQKITYIDGFKIEIVSKEKNLEQEEQLFFLNLGGYKEGEFEEYHYKVLVVTKTKAEAIKKAKQTTFYKHCGFKGAESHIDDKYGIDVDDIHNIEDILSDKFKSQYRLKITKTNTTSEDEKHIGYLKIDKISV
- a CDS encoding methylmalonyl-CoA mutase family protein codes for the protein MELQTPYIPKNKVRIVTAASLFDGHDAAINIMRRIIQATGVEVIHLGHDRSVEEVVNTAIQEDANAIAMTSYQGGHNEYFKYMYDLLKEKGAGHIKIFGGGGGVILPSEISELHEYGIERIYSPDDGRALGLQGMINDLVQRSDFPIGDKLNGELSHIEEKNPTAIARLISSAENFPEIAKSVFEEIHQKNETSKIPVLGITGTGGAGKSSLVDELVRRFLIDFPEKTIGLISVDPSKRKTGGALLGDRIRMNAINNPRVYMRSLATRQSNLALSKYVAEAIEVLKAAKYDIIILETSGIGQSDTEILEHSDVSLYVMTPEFGAATQLEKIDMLDFADLVALNKFDKRGALDAIRDVKKQYQRNHNLWDVDTDKMPIFGTIASQFNDPGMNTLYKSIMDKIVEKTGADLKSTFEITREMSEKIFVIPPHRTRYLSEIAENNRKYDETALSQVEVAQKLYGIFKTVETVNGNVPQLDKAGIIESSLNITANNKDFVSLLTKEFDRVKMNLDPYNWEIILTWDEKVNKYKNPVYSFKVRDKEIKIATHTESLSHTQIPKVALPKYQAWGDILKWNLQENVPGEFPFASGLYPFKREGEDPSRMFAGEGGPERTNKRFHYVSAGMPAKRLSTAFDSVTLYGNDPHIRPDIYGKIGNAGVSICCLDDAKKLYSGFDLSHPLTSVSMTINGPAPMLLGFFMNAAIDQNCEKYIIENGLQKEVEAKIEAIYKQKGIARPSYQGKLPEGNNGLGLMLLGVTGDQVLPLDVYQDIKVKTLAQVRGTVQADILKEDQAQNTCIFSTEFALRLMGDVQEYFIKQNVRNFYSVSISGYHIAEAGANPITQLAFTLANGFTYVEYYLSRGMNINDFGPNLSFFFSNGIDPEYAVIGRVARKIWAKAMKNKYGANERAQMLKYHIQTSGRSLHAQEIDFNDIRTTLQALYAIYDNCNSLHTNAYDEAITTPTEESVRRAMAIQLIINKELGLAKNENPIQGSFIIEELTDLVEEAVLAEFDRITERGGVLGAMETMYQRSKIQEESLYYETLKHTGEFPIIGVNTFLSSKGSPTVIPAEVIRATEEEKQYQIDMLNNLHKTSADKVAEQLNIIQDAAINNQNIFEKLMDATKVCSLGQITSALFEVGGQYRRNM
- a CDS encoding GyrI-like domain-containing protein, with product METKIRIFPETKLIGMNSSFSYSDYRIGELWGRFMPRRNEIKNNIGIELYNVQINPENFDFNPQTEFIKWAAVSVTDFNFIPEGMDLLVIEEGLYAVFNHVGDVAKARESFGYIFSVWLPNSEYELDNRPHFEILGKKYKNNAPDSEEEIWIPIKKRN